In Priestia megaterium NBRC 15308 = ATCC 14581, the following proteins share a genomic window:
- the queD gene encoding 6-carboxytetrahydropterin synthase QueD, translated as MLQQMYPQVFHDYQYELNKDMQFAAAHFVPHTEAGKCRQVHGHTYFVNLTVAGDTLDEAGFLVNFALLKKIVSGQFDHTLLNDHSIFNEENPNDFPTTEVVARKIYELVQEYLDTLPNKPSCVQVFVRETPTSYVVYRPKKVKKRG; from the coding sequence ATGCTGCAACAAATGTATCCTCAAGTATTTCATGACTATCAATACGAACTGAACAAAGATATGCAGTTTGCTGCGGCACATTTTGTTCCTCACACAGAAGCAGGAAAATGCCGTCAAGTCCATGGACATACGTATTTCGTAAATCTAACTGTTGCCGGAGATACATTAGACGAAGCGGGCTTTTTAGTAAACTTTGCGCTATTGAAAAAAATTGTTTCTGGTCAATTTGATCATACATTATTGAACGATCATTCTATCTTTAACGAAGAAAATCCAAATGATTTTCCTACAACTGAAGTTGTTGCTCGTAAAATTTATGAGTTGGTTCAAGAATATCTAGACACACTACCAAATAAGCCTTCTTGCGTACAAGTATTCGTGCGGGAAACGCCGACAAGTTACGTAGTTTACCGCCCAAAGAAGGTGAAAAAACGTGGCTAA
- a CDS encoding cell wall hydrolase, translated as MKHSYMKSMVVACLATLSFIGFNATATAATNYKVVKGDSLWKLGKRYSVTIDDIKKLNNRQGDMIYIGETLAIPSKTKVLAAETTEPSTAAPANTAKPEPKPEAKPAEQATPAVSISASEKDLLARLVEAEAKGESYEGKVGVATVVLNRVDSPKFPDTVTGVIKQVVGKAYAFSPVQNGSINKPASEDSKKAVEQALTRKDRLDDSIYFYNPKTATDNWIRSRAVIKTIDHHVFAK; from the coding sequence ATGAAACATAGTTATATGAAATCAATGGTAGTAGCTTGTTTAGCTACTCTTTCATTTATAGGTTTTAATGCAACAGCTACGGCTGCAACTAATTATAAAGTAGTCAAAGGCGATAGTCTTTGGAAGTTAGGTAAAAGATATAGTGTAACAATTGACGATATTAAAAAATTAAACAATCGTCAAGGAGATATGATTTATATTGGTGAAACATTAGCGATTCCGAGTAAGACAAAAGTGCTGGCTGCTGAAACAACGGAACCTTCAACGGCAGCACCGGCTAATACGGCTAAGCCAGAACCAAAACCAGAAGCCAAACCCGCAGAGCAGGCAACACCTGCAGTTTCAATCTCTGCAAGTGAAAAAGATTTATTAGCTCGCTTAGTAGAAGCTGAAGCAAAAGGCGAATCTTATGAAGGAAAAGTAGGGGTAGCAACAGTGGTGTTAAACCGTGTAGATTCTCCGAAGTTTCCAGATACGGTAACAGGAGTTATTAAACAAGTTGTCGGAAAAGCATACGCTTTTTCACCGGTCCAAAACGGATCAATTAACAAACCTGCTTCAGAAGATTCGAAAAAAGCAGTAGAGCAAGCATTGACTAGAAAAGATCGTTTAGACGATTCCATTTACTTTTATAATCCAAAAACAGCTACGGATAACTGGATTCGTTCACGTGCTGTAATTAAAACAATTGATCATCATGTATTTGCCAAATAA
- a CDS encoding NAD(P)H-binding protein: MSQRSALVLGASGLVGQELLKMLLSNSLYNHVTVFVRKKLPIEHTKLRQLEIDFSELDKHEECFAVDDVYCCLGTTKKKAKTKAKFIRVDYEFPLKAAKCAEKYRCKNFLTITAIGADLRSPFFYSKVKGQVEEDIASLYIRSTHFFRPSLLLGKRQEFRLFEKIGGYTLKSCSFCLVGKWRKYRPIKAYNVAKSMMKAALEDKCGVHVHESQDIYTGECYYSFTNGKRVLSK; the protein is encoded by the coding sequence ATGTCACAGAGATCAGCATTAGTATTAGGTGCAAGCGGACTTGTTGGTCAAGAACTTTTAAAAATGTTATTAAGCAACAGCTTATATAACCATGTGACAGTGTTTGTTCGAAAAAAGCTACCAATCGAACACACAAAGCTACGTCAGCTTGAAATTGATTTTTCAGAGCTTGATAAGCATGAAGAATGCTTTGCAGTTGATGATGTATATTGCTGTTTAGGCACGACAAAGAAAAAAGCAAAAACAAAAGCGAAATTCATTAGAGTGGACTACGAATTTCCTTTAAAAGCGGCTAAATGTGCAGAAAAATATCGCTGCAAAAACTTTTTAACGATCACAGCAATTGGTGCTGATCTTCGTTCGCCATTCTTTTACAGTAAAGTAAAGGGGCAAGTAGAAGAAGATATCGCAAGCTTGTATATCCGTTCTACTCACTTTTTCCGCCCATCGTTATTATTAGGCAAGCGCCAAGAGTTTCGCCTATTTGAAAAGATTGGGGGATACACGTTAAAGTCGTGTTCATTTTGCCTTGTAGGAAAGTGGAGAAAGTATCGTCCAATTAAAGCGTATAACGTAGCCAAATCGATGATGAAAGCTGCTCTTGAAGATAAATGTGGGGTTCATGTACATGAAAGCCAAGACATTTATACAGGTGAATGCTATTATTCGTTTACCAACGGCAAGCGAGTATTATCAAAATAA
- the queC gene encoding 7-cyano-7-deazaguanine synthase QueC, with protein sequence MIKNEKAIVVFSGGQDSTTCLFWALKNFKEVETVTFQYGQRHSQEIEVAKAIAADLGVKHTVLDMSLLNQLAPNALTRDDIEIEQKEGELPTTFVDGRNLLFLSFAAVLAKNSGGRHIVTGVCETDFSGYPDCRDVFVKSLNVTLNLSMDFEFVIHTPLMWIDKAETWALADELGALEYVREKTLTCYNGIVADGCGECPACQLRKRGLDQYMQTKEGGEE encoded by the coding sequence ATGATAAAAAATGAAAAAGCTATTGTTGTATTTAGCGGAGGTCAAGATAGTACAACATGTCTATTTTGGGCTTTGAAAAACTTTAAAGAAGTAGAAACGGTTACTTTTCAATATGGTCAGCGTCATAGTCAAGAGATAGAGGTAGCAAAAGCTATTGCAGCTGATTTAGGTGTGAAGCACACCGTACTAGATATGTCACTTTTAAATCAATTAGCACCAAATGCCTTAACGCGAGATGATATTGAGATCGAGCAAAAAGAAGGAGAGTTGCCTACCACATTTGTGGATGGCCGCAATCTGTTATTTTTATCATTTGCAGCCGTACTGGCTAAAAACAGCGGAGGCCGTCATATCGTAACAGGCGTTTGTGAAACTGATTTTTCGGGATATCCAGACTGTCGAGATGTATTTGTAAAATCGTTAAACGTCACGCTTAATTTATCAATGGACTTTGAATTTGTGATTCATACGCCTCTTATGTGGATTGATAAAGCAGAAACGTGGGCGTTAGCGGATGAGCTAGGGGCGCTTGAGTATGTGCGTGAAAAAACATTAACATGCTACAACGGTATTGTTGCTGATGGATGCGGCGAATGTCCCGCATGTCAATTGCGAAAACGCGGGTTAGATCAATACATGCAAACAAAAGAAGGGGGAGAGGAATAA
- a CDS encoding YkvS family protein — MKIAEVGNLIEFKNGLQGIVEKVNENSVIVDLTYMKNYRDLDLEQRTVVNHKNYIIINPAM; from the coding sequence ATGAAAATAGCAGAGGTAGGAAACTTGATAGAATTTAAAAATGGCTTACAGGGCATTGTCGAAAAAGTAAATGAAAACTCCGTGATTGTAGATTTGACTTACATGAAAAACTACCGCGATTTAGACTTAGAACAGCGAACTGTTGTCAACCATAAAAACTACATCATCATTAATCCAGCTATGTAA
- the queE gene encoding 7-carboxy-7-deazaguanine synthase QueE, with product MANTIPVLEIFGPTIQGEGMVVGRKTMFVRTAGCDYSCSWCDSAFTWDGSAKNDIRQLTAEQIWTELKEIGGECFDHVTISGGNPALIKAIGSLVELLHSHGVKAALETQGSRYQDWFLKIDDLTISPKPPSSLMKTNFAVLDDIIETLIKEKRMAHISIKVVVFNDEDFEYAASVHERYPEVPFFVQVGNEDLTTIDNASLTQELLKKYEWLIDKAVAAKNMNDVRVLPQVHALVWGNKRGV from the coding sequence GTGGCTAATACAATTCCAGTACTTGAAATATTCGGACCAACGATTCAAGGGGAAGGAATGGTTGTAGGACGTAAGACGATGTTTGTTCGTACCGCGGGCTGTGATTATTCCTGCAGCTGGTGTGATTCAGCTTTTACGTGGGATGGATCTGCTAAAAACGATATTCGTCAGCTAACAGCAGAACAAATTTGGACGGAGCTAAAAGAAATTGGAGGAGAGTGCTTTGATCACGTCACCATTTCTGGAGGAAACCCTGCGCTTATCAAGGCAATTGGTTCACTTGTAGAGCTTTTGCACAGTCATGGGGTAAAAGCAGCTCTTGAAACACAGGGAAGCCGTTATCAGGATTGGTTCCTAAAGATCGATGATTTAACGATTTCTCCTAAGCCTCCAAGTTCATTAATGAAAACAAATTTCGCCGTATTAGACGATATTATAGAAACATTAATAAAGGAAAAACGCATGGCGCACATAAGCATAAAAGTCGTTGTATTTAATGATGAGGACTTTGAGTATGCAGCGTCTGTTCATGAACGTTATCCTGAGGTTCCATTTTTTGTTCAAGTAGGAAACGAGGACTTAACGACAATCGATAATGCGTCGTTAACACAAGAATTGCTTAAAAAGTATGAATGGTTAATCGATAAGGCAGTGGCAGCTAAAAACATGAACGATGTAAGAGTTCTGCCGCAGGTTCACGCCCTTGTTTGGGGAAATAAACGAGGCGTGTAA
- the queF gene encoding preQ(1) synthase: MSGRKDEELEGVSLLGNQGTNYLFEYAPEILEAFDNKHPNRDYFVKFNCPEFTSLCPKTGQPDFATIYISYIPDEKMVESKSLKLYLFSFRNHGDFHEDCMNIIMNDLIKLMNPRYIEVWGKFTPRGGISIDPYTNYGRPGTKYEEMANYRLMNHDLYPETIDNR; the protein is encoded by the coding sequence ATGAGCGGTCGAAAAGATGAAGAATTAGAAGGTGTATCACTCCTTGGAAATCAAGGAACAAACTATTTGTTTGAATATGCACCAGAGATTCTAGAAGCATTTGATAACAAACACCCAAATCGTGATTATTTTGTGAAATTCAACTGTCCGGAATTTACGAGCTTATGTCCAAAAACAGGTCAGCCGGATTTCGCAACCATTTATATTAGTTACATTCCAGATGAGAAAATGGTAGAAAGCAAGTCGTTAAAGCTTTATTTGTTCAGCTTCCGTAACCATGGAGATTTCCATGAAGACTGTATGAACATTATTATGAATGACTTAATTAAACTGATGAATCCAAGATATATTGAAGTATGGGGAAAATTCACACCACGCGGCGGGATTTCAATTGATCCATATACAAACTATGGCCGTCCCGGTACAAAGTATGAAGAAATGGCTAATTATCGCCTGATGAATCATGATTTATACCCAGAAACAATTGATAATCGTTAA
- a CDS encoding patatin-like phospholipase family protein, whose amino-acid sequence MKDTGLVLEGGGMRGLYTTGVLDYFMERNLYLPYVIGVSAGACHATSYLSRQIGRSRKANLDFLEDPRYLSWKNYFKTKEIFGMDFVFDEIPNQLLPFDFEAFAERTEKLVVGATDCVTGEPVYFDEYDRDILTAVRASSSLPFLAPVVTYKGKELLDGGISDPIPIKKAVQDGYRKNIVVLTRNEGYRKKKSNMLWLLKRKYRHYDGLTRALENRYKLYNETLSYIEEQERQGNIFVIRPQTPLVVGRIEKNRERLDALYNQGYKEAEAQFASLQNWLNS is encoded by the coding sequence TTGAAAGATACTGGACTCGTGCTCGAAGGAGGCGGTATGAGAGGCCTTTATACAACTGGAGTTTTAGATTACTTTATGGAAAGAAATCTGTACCTTCCGTATGTAATTGGCGTTTCAGCCGGCGCTTGTCATGCCACTTCTTATTTATCTAGACAAATAGGAAGAAGTCGCAAAGCTAATTTAGATTTTTTAGAGGATCCTCGCTACTTGTCGTGGAAAAATTATTTTAAAACAAAAGAGATATTTGGAATGGATTTCGTTTTTGATGAAATTCCTAATCAGCTTCTTCCATTTGACTTTGAGGCATTTGCTGAGCGTACAGAGAAGCTTGTAGTAGGAGCAACGGACTGTGTGACGGGAGAACCCGTTTATTTTGATGAATATGACCGGGACATTTTGACAGCGGTTCGCGCTTCTAGTTCCCTTCCATTTTTAGCACCTGTCGTTACATATAAAGGAAAAGAGCTGTTAGACGGAGGAATTAGTGATCCGATTCCAATCAAAAAAGCAGTGCAGGATGGATATAGAAAAAATATTGTTGTGCTAACGCGAAACGAAGGATATCGAAAAAAGAAATCAAATATGCTTTGGTTATTGAAGCGCAAATATCGTCATTATGATGGGCTGACTCGTGCGCTTGAGAACCGCTATAAATTGTATAATGAAACATTGTCATATATTGAAGAACAGGAAAGACAGGGGAATATCTTTGTGATTCGTCCGCAAACCCCTCTTGTAGTAGGGAGAATTGAGAAGAATCGTGAGCGTCTCGACGCTCTTTACAACCAAGGATATAAAGAAGCAGAAGCTCAATTTGCATCTCTGCAAAATTGGCTGAACAGTTAA